From the genome of Romeriopsis navalis LEGE 11480:
AAATATTAATCCCTTCCACGGCCACATCGAAGCCCAGCAAATTCAGCATAATCCCAGCAGTTCCGGCGATGAAGCTTTGCAACGGCAGGGTGAACGGTGCAAGCAAATATGGGATTTCATTCGGCGTTGCCAGCCAAATAAAAATTAATGGCCAAGCGAATAGCCGCAGTCCTGGCAACCCTTTGAGCCACAGGCAAGTGCCGGTCAGCATTAAGGGAAATGACAAATTGACGGTTTCTGGCAAGCCGCTGAGATACATCACGGCGCTGAGCAATAAAATGCCGAGGCCACCCCAGCGATCGGCACCGCTAAATTCGCCCGTGCCGCCGGGTAAGTTTTGCCATTGCTGTCGACTTTCCCAAATCACGTAGGCGGCATAGGGTAAGCCAATGAGCCCGTGACTAAAATACTCATGCTCAATGCTGATCGATTTACTGATCCAACCGTGGGTCCAGTGAAGCATTAAAGGAATGTAGAGCAAACTCAGTAAACCCAGCATTGCTAGATCACTCCAAGCTCGACGATCGATATTTGGGCGCAGGGATTGCATCATCAGAAATTAACGGAAAACGTTCTCGCAATGGAACGTAGCTAATCGCGATCCTAAGCAGAAAGTTGCATCGGCATCGGCGTTTCTATGGCATCAGTTAATGCACCCACAACTTGGTTAATCTGAGCCTCAGTCAGGCCCGGATACATTGGTAGAGACAGGATTTCCTGGGACATTTGTTCCGCAACGGGGAAATCCCCGGCCCGGTATCCGAGACCGGCAAAGGCCGGTTGGAGATGGCACGGGAGCGGATAGTGGATGCCCGTTTCCACCCCCGCGGCGGTTAATCGTTCTTGCAAGACTTCGCGGGATATTGGAGCAGGATTACCATCCTCGCCACTGAGGATACGCACTGTATATAAATGATATACGTGCCCCGTGTCAGCTTGGTTTTGCAATGGGATGATTCCCTGGGCTTTGAAGGGGCTCAGCAGAATGTTGTACTGTTCAGCGATTTCGTGGCGGGTTTGGTTCCAAATCCCTAAATGCGGTAGCTTGACGTTCAAAATCGCGGCCTGAATTGAATCAAGTCGGCTATTGGTGCCAATTTCTGTGTGGTAATACTTGCGGGGTGCACCGTAGTTCCGAAGTGCGCGAAGTTGGGCGGCGACGGCTTCATCACGGGTCAAGACGATCCCACCGTCCCCCAAAGCCCCAAGGTTTTTGCTGGGATAGAAACTGAAGGCAGAGGCCGTGCCGATCGAACCGGCTTTATAGCCTTCCCGTTCCGCCAGATGAGCCTGGGCCGCATCTTCAAAAATAATCAGTCCGTAGGTATCCGCTAAGGTCAGCAGCTGTGAAGGGGAAACCATTTGACCGTAAAGATGTACCGGAATGATCGCCCTTGTACTAGGGGTGATTACATGTTCCACCGCGACTAAATCAATCAAACCTGTTAATGGATCGCAGTCGACCAGGACGGGTTTGGCTCCACAGCGCAAGACCCCGATCAATGTAGCGACAAATGTATTGGCGGGCAGAATCACCTCATCCTCAGGCCCAATGCCGCAGGCTTGCAATCCCAGGGCGATCGCGTCGGTGCCACAGGCAACGCCAATGCCATAGGGCATGGCACTCGCTTGGGCAAAAGCGGCCTCAAAGTCAGTCACGGCTTGACCGAGGACATAGTCGCCACGCTGCAGTACAGCTTGCATGGCCTCAAACATCTCGGCTTGGAGGGCGTCATGCTGCGCACTCAAATCAACAAATGGGACGGTCGCGGGAAGACTGGACATGGAACGTAGGTTAGAAGTTCGGCTTCATCCTCTAGAGTACCCATGGGATTTGGCTAGGAAACGGATTCCGCAAAGTTCCGTGTATATGCCGAAACCCGCTACATGCCGAATGCTTGCAGCGGGTTTCAACGGTTTATGCCAGTGTCGCTCAAAGCCGCAGTGGGCCAAATCTGAATGAATCGGGGGTTTACTGAGCGACGAGGCCCAACCAAGTGAGAACACCCTGATGAGACACAGCCTCAATGGCAATGGCCACAATTAAGCCAACCATCGCTGCCCGCCCATTCAACCGCTCAGCATAGCCATTGAAGCCAAATTTGGGATCTTCCAAGGTCGGCGTGACAGAAGGTTTGGGCGCTGTTGTGCTGGATTTAGAGGTCATGCTTATGCCTTGATTTACATTTCTTTACACCAATGGATTTCATTGTAGCGAATAAGTTGATGTTTGGGGGCAACTGACCCGCGATCGACTGATCCTGGCGGTGAATTGGCCTGAGCGGGCGGGCGGTTAATAGGCCTGATAGTAATTCGTGGATTG
Proteins encoded in this window:
- the crtB gene encoding cyanoexosortase B, producing MMQSLRPNIDRRAWSDLAMLGLLSLLYIPLMLHWTHGWISKSISIEHEYFSHGLIGLPYAAYVIWESRQQWQNLPGGTGEFSGADRWGGLGILLLSAVMYLSGLPETVNLSFPLMLTGTCLWLKGLPGLRLFAWPLIFIWLATPNEIPYLLAPFTLPLQSFIAGTAGIMLNLLGFDVAVEGINIFMNGRHVEVAPYCAGLKMLFTSWYVALLLLHWSNTWKMRPIVIGLLSLTTLISVTGNIIRNTILTYFHGTGNDNGFTWLHDGWGGDVYSALSLALLVWVLNYLEDWFLPRNDNEATLPEA
- a CDS encoding DegT/DnrJ/EryC1/StrS family aminotransferase, whose protein sequence is MSSLPATVPFVDLSAQHDALQAEMFEAMQAVLQRGDYVLGQAVTDFEAAFAQASAMPYGIGVACGTDAIALGLQACGIGPEDEVILPANTFVATLIGVLRCGAKPVLVDCDPLTGLIDLVAVEHVITPSTRAIIPVHLYGQMVSPSQLLTLADTYGLIIFEDAAQAHLAEREGYKAGSIGTASAFSFYPSKNLGALGDGGIVLTRDEAVAAQLRALRNYGAPRKYYHTEIGTNSRLDSIQAAILNVKLPHLGIWNQTRHEIAEQYNILLSPFKAQGIIPLQNQADTGHVYHLYTVRILSGEDGNPAPISREVLQERLTAAGVETGIHYPLPCHLQPAFAGLGYRAGDFPVAEQMSQEILSLPMYPGLTEAQINQVVGALTDAIETPMPMQLSA